A window from Candidatus Limnocylindrales bacterium encodes these proteins:
- a CDS encoding NADH-quinone oxidoreductase subunit A, with product MMTDYIPVLISLIIGGVIVGAMTNLNRLLGPKRPTDIKSAAFECGNEPTGPGWGRFSIKFYMVAILFIVFDVEVVFMYPWAVIYRELGMFGFVEMMTFVAILLVGYAYAWRKGALEWR from the coding sequence ATGATGACCGACTACATCCCGGTACTGATTTCGCTCATCATCGGCGGCGTCATCGTCGGTGCGATGACGAACCTCAATCGCCTGCTCGGCCCGAAACGTCCGACCGACATCAAAAGCGCGGCCTTCGAATGCGGAAACGAGCCGACCGGGCCGGGGTGGGGGCGTTTTTCGATCAAGTTCTACATGGTGGCCATCCTCTTCATCGTTTTCGATGTGGAGGTCGTGTTCATGTACCCGTGGGCGGTCATCTACCGGGAGCTCGGGATGTTCGGCTTCGTCGAAATGATGACGTTCGTCGCGATCCTGCTCGTGGGTTACGCCTACGCGTGGCGCAAGGGAGCGCTCGAATGGCGCTAG
- a CDS encoding NADH-quinone oxidoreductase subunit C: MALDVQDLAAKVAAAVPASDARAVEGSLMPMILVGSTEMPEVLRYLRDAPGLEFKLFVDATAIDREAPQGLLEVVYIVRSISDWSAMVVVKTVVDAAEAVMPTSSHVYAGVNWAEREIWDMFGVVFEGHPDPRRILMYPEFEGHPLRKSYPYQKRQPLTPERDPLANPWPRKQ; this comes from the coding sequence ATGGCGCTAGACGTCCAGGATCTGGCCGCGAAGGTGGCCGCCGCCGTTCCTGCCAGCGACGCCCGTGCGGTCGAAGGATCGCTCATGCCGATGATTCTCGTCGGCTCGACGGAGATGCCCGAAGTCCTCCGGTACCTTCGCGACGCCCCCGGCCTCGAGTTCAAGCTGTTCGTCGATGCGACCGCGATCGACCGCGAGGCCCCGCAGGGCCTTCTCGAAGTCGTCTACATCGTGCGGTCGATCAGCGACTGGTCGGCCATGGTCGTGGTCAAGACCGTCGTCGATGCGGCCGAGGCGGTCATGCCGACGTCCTCCCACGTGTACGCCGGCGTCAACTGGGCCGAGCGCGAGATCTGGGACATGTTCGGCGTCGTCTTCGAAGGCCACCCGGATCCGCGTCGCATCCTGATGTACCCGGAGTTCGAGGGCCATCCGCTTCGCAAGAGCTACCCGTACCAGAAGCGCCAGCCGCTCACGCCCGAGCGCGATCCGCTGGCCAATCCGTGGCCCAGAAAACAGTGA
- a CDS encoding NADH-quinone oxidoreductase subunit D: MSTEETRKNLAMASDPLSEIMELQMGPSHPACHGTVKFDLRLDGENIISMDTTLGYLHRGFEKMCEQGTWTQAIPYTDRLNYASPQINNMIFCEGVERLCGIQAPERAQYIRVILSECSRIADHLTCLGMSVTELGAISAGFYMNEAREMYYNLNAHVTGARVTVSYGRVGGLTRDVPPNFEQEVRAAIKRTEEVLIDSEKLLERNRIFADRMNNIGVLTSEQALSYGLTGPLLRATGVSYDVRKAAPYMLYDRFDFEVPVGTKGDNFDRFSVRFEEMKQSIRIIDQAFKQMPAGRVSVDDPRYVLPDKKDVYENIEGLMNHFKIVIEGVRVPAGEIYFAGEGANGELGFYIVSDGSGRPYRVRVRPPCWYGMAALEEMCRGHMVSDLTAIFGLVNMIGGECDR; the protein is encoded by the coding sequence ATGAGCACCGAAGAAACCCGAAAGAATCTCGCCATGGCCTCCGACCCGCTGTCGGAGATCATGGAGCTGCAGATGGGCCCTTCGCATCCGGCATGCCACGGGACCGTCAAGTTCGACCTTCGCCTCGACGGCGAGAACATTATTTCGATGGACACGACGCTCGGCTACCTGCACCGCGGCTTCGAGAAGATGTGCGAGCAGGGCACGTGGACGCAGGCGATCCCGTACACCGACCGTCTCAACTACGCGTCGCCGCAGATCAACAACATGATCTTCTGCGAGGGCGTCGAGCGCCTCTGCGGAATCCAGGCTCCCGAGCGCGCGCAGTACATCCGCGTGATCCTGTCGGAATGCTCGCGCATCGCCGATCACCTGACCTGCCTCGGCATGTCGGTGACCGAGCTCGGCGCGATCTCGGCCGGCTTCTACATGAACGAAGCGCGCGAGATGTACTACAACCTGAACGCGCACGTGACCGGTGCGCGCGTTACGGTCAGCTACGGGCGCGTCGGCGGCCTGACGCGCGACGTGCCGCCGAACTTCGAGCAGGAAGTGCGCGCGGCGATCAAGCGCACCGAGGAAGTGCTCATCGACAGCGAGAAGCTGCTCGAGCGCAACCGCATCTTCGCCGACCGCATGAACAACATCGGCGTGCTCACCAGCGAGCAAGCGCTGTCGTACGGCCTGACCGGCCCGCTGCTGCGCGCGACCGGCGTTTCCTACGACGTGCGCAAGGCCGCACCGTACATGCTCTACGACCGCTTCGACTTCGAGGTTCCGGTCGGCACCAAGGGCGACAACTTTGACCGCTTCTCGGTCCGTTTCGAGGAGATGAAGCAGTCGATCCGCATCATCGACCAGGCCTTCAAGCAGATGCCGGCGGGACGCGTCAGCGTGGACGACCCGCGCTACGTGCTGCCCGACAAGAAAGACGTCTACGAGAACATCGAAGGCCTGATGAACCACTTCAAGATCGTCATCGAGGGCGTGCGCGTGCCCGCCGGTGAGATCTACTTCGCGGGCGAAGGCGCCAACGGCGAGCTCGGCTTCTACATCGTCAGCGACGGCAGCGGGCGCCCGTATCGCGTGCGTGTGCGTCCTCCGTGCTGGTACGGAATGGCCGCGCTCGAAGAGATGTGCCGCGGCCACATGGTCTCGGACCTCACGGCGATCTTCGGACTCGTCAACATGATCGGCGGGGAATGCGACCGCTGA
- a CDS encoding NAD(P)H-dependent oxidoreductase subunit E has protein sequence MAQHSTTDAAVDTGPVSFGPRAMAEYNEILTRYPERRAALMPVLWLAQREFGWISPSVQTYVAGLMDLPQAWVEGVVSFYTMYWRRPMGRSHIAICTNLSCYLRGAEDIYDAVCRRTGVAAGEVSADGKWSIERAECLGSCDTAPMLQLNNDRYVENLTVESAVALIDKLDRGGK, from the coding sequence ATGGCTCAGCATTCGACAACCGACGCCGCCGTGGACACGGGCCCGGTCTCCTTCGGCCCGAGGGCGATGGCGGAGTACAACGAGATCCTCACCCGGTATCCCGAGCGCCGCGCCGCGCTGATGCCGGTGCTGTGGCTCGCGCAGCGCGAGTTCGGCTGGATCAGCCCATCCGTACAGACGTACGTGGCCGGCCTGATGGATCTGCCGCAGGCCTGGGTCGAAGGCGTGGTCAGCTTCTACACGATGTACTGGCGGCGCCCGATGGGACGCTCGCACATCGCGATCTGCACCAACCTGTCGTGCTACCTGCGCGGCGCCGAAGACATCTATGACGCGGTCTGCCGGCGCACCGGCGTTGCCGCGGGCGAAGTTTCGGCAGACGGCAAATGGTCGATCGAGCGCGCCGAGTGCCTCGGATCGTGCGACACCGCGCCGATGCTGCAGCTCAACAACGACCGCTACGTCGAGAACCTCACGGTCGAGAGCGCCGTCGCGCTGATCGACAAACTGGATAGAGGCGGGAAATAG
- a CDS encoding complex I subunit 1 family protein → MSDTLLFDWIIPGAKSFIVIFMVLNLAAMLLWIERKGSALIQNRVGANRASILGIMPFNLGFVNTLIADPMKLFTKEEFVPEGADKFVHAIAPFLALFPAVVTMVAVPFGDTAEIFGRTVELQAVRLDVGVLYVSALVSMGVYGVALAGWASNNRWALLGSIRGSAQMISYELAMGVALVSMILFYGSLDLQAMVRQQGGLFLGFLPNWGIFYQPVAFLIIFVAGIAESKRVPFDLPECESELIAGYFTEYSGGKQASFMLSDFAESVMVAGLVTTLFFGGWQVPYLSKAGLALPGMATLAVPALAVTLLQVGAFMLKVLFFCWLQILIRWTIPRFRYDQLMRLGWQGMVPIAIANLILTAALILYFEKPV, encoded by the coding sequence GTGAGCGACACCCTCCTCTTCGACTGGATCATTCCGGGCGCCAAGTCGTTCATCGTGATCTTCATGGTGCTCAACCTGGCGGCGATGCTGCTGTGGATCGAGCGCAAGGGCAGCGCGCTCATCCAGAACCGCGTCGGCGCCAACCGCGCCAGCATCCTCGGCATCATGCCGTTCAATCTCGGCTTCGTGAACACGCTGATCGCCGATCCGATGAAGCTCTTCACCAAGGAAGAGTTCGTGCCGGAAGGTGCCGACAAGTTCGTGCACGCGATTGCGCCGTTCCTCGCGCTGTTTCCGGCGGTCGTGACGATGGTCGCGGTTCCATTCGGCGACACCGCGGAGATCTTCGGCAGGACGGTGGAGCTGCAGGCGGTGCGCCTCGACGTCGGCGTGCTGTACGTCTCGGCGCTGGTGTCGATGGGCGTCTACGGCGTCGCGCTTGCCGGCTGGGCGTCGAACAACCGCTGGGCGCTTCTCGGAAGCATCCGCGGCAGCGCGCAGATGATCTCGTACGAGCTCGCGATGGGGGTCGCGCTGGTCAGCATGATCCTGTTCTACGGGTCGCTCGATCTTCAGGCGATGGTGCGCCAGCAGGGCGGGCTGTTTCTCGGGTTTCTCCCGAACTGGGGAATCTTCTACCAGCCGGTCGCGTTCCTGATCATCTTCGTCGCCGGCATCGCCGAGTCGAAGCGCGTGCCGTTCGATCTGCCCGAGTGCGAGTCCGAGCTGATCGCCGGCTACTTCACCGAATATTCGGGCGGCAAGCAGGCCTCGTTCATGCTGTCCGACTTCGCCGAGAGCGTGATGGTCGCCGGGCTGGTGACGACGCTGTTCTTCGGCGGCTGGCAGGTCCCGTACCTCTCGAAGGCCGGCCTCGCGCTTCCCGGCATGGCGACGCTTGCGGTTCCGGCGCTGGCGGTGACGCTGCTGCAGGTCGGCGCGTTCATGCTGAAGGTGCTGTTCTTCTGCTGGCTGCAGATCCTGATCCGCTGGACGATCCCGCGCTTCCGCTACGACCAGCTCATGCGCCTCGGCTGGCAGGGCATGGTCCCCATCGCGATCGCCAACCTGATCCTGACCGCCGCGCTCATCCTCTATTTCGAGAAACCGGTATGA
- a CDS encoding NADH-quinone oxidoreductase subunit J produces MSPFLFYPMATASVIFALAVVLAKSPVRSALALVAVMSLLAVFFAFLQAHLLAALQIIVYAGAVMVLFLFVITLLNLESDHGIGEKPKVTAAGFAAGAIIAGGLALAMARVVQPAGALLPAEFGTTVVLARQMFGRYLVAFELTSLLLLVAVVGSVVLAKRSAAENAEEVTGH; encoded by the coding sequence ATGAGCCCGTTCCTCTTCTATCCGATGGCGACCGCCTCGGTCATTTTCGCACTTGCCGTCGTGCTCGCGAAAAGCCCCGTGCGCAGCGCGCTCGCGCTGGTGGCGGTGATGTCGCTGCTGGCGGTCTTCTTCGCGTTCCTGCAGGCCCATCTGCTGGCCGCGCTGCAGATCATCGTCTACGCCGGCGCCGTGATGGTGCTGTTCCTATTCGTGATCACGCTGCTCAACCTCGAGTCCGACCACGGCATCGGCGAGAAGCCGAAGGTCACGGCGGCGGGCTTCGCCGCCGGCGCGATCATTGCCGGCGGGCTCGCACTCGCGATGGCGCGCGTCGTCCAGCCGGCCGGAGCGCTGCTGCCGGCCGAATTCGGCACCACCGTCGTGCTCGCGCGGCAGATGTTCGGGCGCTACCTCGTTGCGTTCGAGCTCACGTCGCTGCTGCTGCTGGTTGCCGTCGTCGGATCGGTCGTGCTCGCCAAGCGCAGCGCGGCCGAGAATGCCGAGGAGGTCACGGGACATTGA
- the nuoK gene encoding NADH-quinone oxidoreductase subunit NuoK, producing the protein MSAAGTIGLTHWLVLSAILMAIGAIGVVVRRNVLIIFMSVELMLNAANLAFVAAAHNTGAMNGQSIVFFVMTVAAAEAAVGLAVILALFRNRQTIAADEIALLKW; encoded by the coding sequence TTGAGCGCCGCCGGTACCATCGGACTCACGCACTGGCTGGTGCTGTCGGCAATCCTGATGGCGATCGGCGCCATCGGCGTCGTCGTGCGCAGGAACGTGCTGATCATCTTCATGTCGGTCGAGCTGATGCTGAACGCGGCCAACCTCGCGTTCGTGGCCGCGGCCCACAACACCGGGGCGATGAACGGACAGTCGATCGTCTTCTTCGTGATGACGGTCGCAGCCGCGGAAGCGGCCGTCGGCCTCGCCGTGATCCTCGCGCTGTTCCGCAATCGCCAGACCATCGCCGCCGACGAAATCGCCCTGCTCAAGTGGTGA
- the nuoL gene encoding NADH-quinone oxidoreductase subunit L yields MHAEAAAPVAQAATYLRYIPLAPLVGVLFHVALGNRLGRRAVGLVACASVLASFVLAATAFLAVFNGPAGLALFDPGYEWLRSGDLAVNMSFRVDALSSVMVMIVTGVGLLIHIYSTGYMAHDEDYARFFAYLNLFMAAMLVLVLAGNLPVMFVGWEGVGLCSYLLIGFWYTDPDKASAGKKAFLVNRIGDAGFLLGMFTLFWSLADMGSASLSFETINASAASLSPGIATAAALLLFVGATGKSAQIPLYVWLPDAMAGPTPVSALIHAATMVTAGVYMVARLHGLFEASPFALEIVGGIGATTALMAATIGVTQNDIKKVLAYSTVSQLGYMFLALGVGAFGAGIFHVMTHAFFKALMFLGAGSVIHGLHEEQDIRRMGGVMEKMPTTHWTFAIGVLAISGIPGFAGFFSKDEILASAFATGHTNLWICGVVGAMLTAFYMTRLYVLTFRGEFRGDHHTWSHAHESPRVMTLPLIVLAVLSVVGGYVGLPASLGGHDAFASYLAPSVGHHELGLSHETEWLLMAVSVGAALLGMGTAWIMYSRDPRADRGMARSLRSVYPRVQRAYDVDALYDHVVVQPVMRGSEALWQDVDVAVIDGAANGTAAAAVGFGGVLRRWSTGNVQHYMLTVLVGLAIAVFALSMAGGQ; encoded by the coding sequence ATGCACGCAGAAGCCGCCGCACCCGTCGCGCAAGCCGCGACCTACCTCCGCTACATTCCGCTGGCGCCTCTTGTGGGCGTGCTGTTCCATGTCGCGCTCGGAAATCGCCTCGGCCGCCGCGCGGTCGGGCTGGTCGCGTGCGCCAGCGTGCTCGCGAGCTTCGTGCTCGCGGCCACCGCATTCCTCGCGGTGTTCAACGGGCCGGCCGGGCTTGCGCTGTTCGATCCCGGCTACGAATGGCTGCGTTCGGGCGACCTCGCCGTCAACATGAGCTTCCGCGTCGACGCGCTCTCGTCGGTGATGGTCATGATCGTCACGGGCGTCGGCCTGCTGATCCACATCTATTCGACCGGCTACATGGCGCACGACGAGGACTACGCGCGCTTTTTTGCGTACCTCAACCTGTTCATGGCCGCGATGCTCGTGCTGGTGCTGGCCGGCAACCTTCCGGTCATGTTCGTCGGCTGGGAAGGCGTGGGCCTGTGCAGCTACCTACTGATCGGCTTCTGGTACACCGATCCGGACAAGGCGTCGGCCGGCAAGAAAGCGTTCCTCGTCAACCGCATCGGGGACGCGGGCTTCCTGCTCGGCATGTTCACGCTGTTCTGGTCGCTGGCCGACATGGGTTCGGCGAGCCTTTCGTTCGAGACGATCAATGCATCGGCCGCATCCCTCAGCCCCGGCATCGCGACCGCGGCCGCGCTGCTGCTGTTCGTCGGCGCAACGGGCAAGTCCGCGCAGATTCCGCTCTACGTCTGGCTGCCGGACGCGATGGCCGGCCCGACGCCGGTTTCCGCACTGATCCACGCGGCCACGATGGTCACCGCCGGCGTCTACATGGTCGCGCGGCTCCACGGCCTGTTCGAAGCCTCGCCGTTCGCGCTCGAAATCGTCGGTGGGATCGGTGCGACCACGGCACTGATGGCCGCGACGATCGGCGTCACGCAGAACGACATCAAGAAAGTCCTCGCGTATTCCACGGTCTCCCAGCTCGGCTACATGTTCCTCGCGCTCGGCGTCGGAGCGTTCGGTGCGGGCATCTTCCACGTGATGACGCACGCGTTCTTCAAGGCCCTGATGTTCCTCGGCGCCGGCAGCGTGATCCACGGCCTGCACGAGGAGCAGGACATCCGCCGCATGGGCGGCGTGATGGAAAAGATGCCGACCACGCACTGGACGTTCGCGATCGGCGTGCTCGCGATCTCCGGCATCCCCGGCTTTGCCGGCTTCTTCTCGAAGGACGAGATCCTCGCGTCCGCGTTCGCGACCGGCCACACCAACCTGTGGATCTGCGGCGTGGTGGGCGCGATGCTGACCGCGTTCTACATGACGCGGCTGTACGTGCTGACGTTCCGCGGGGAGTTCCGCGGCGACCATCACACGTGGTCGCACGCGCACGAGAGCCCGCGCGTGATGACGCTGCCGCTCATCGTCCTCGCGGTGCTGTCGGTCGTCGGCGGATACGTCGGTCTTCCGGCCTCGCTCGGCGGCCACGATGCGTTCGCCAGCTACCTCGCGCCGTCGGTCGGCCACCACGAGCTCGGGCTTTCGCACGAAACCGAATGGCTGCTGATGGCCGTCTCGGTGGGTGCGGCGCTGCTCGGCATGGGCACGGCCTGGATCATGTACTCGCGCGATCCGCGCGCCGACCGCGGCATGGCGCGCTCGCTTCGCAGCGTCTATCCGCGCGTGCAGCGCGCATACGATGTCGACGCGCTCTACGACCACGTCGTCGTCCAGCCGGTCATGCGCGGCAGCGAAGCGCTGTGGCAGGATGTCGACGTCGCGGTGATCGACGGCGCGGCCAACGGTACCGCTGCCGCCGCGGTCGGCTTCGGCGGCGTGCTGCGCCGCTGGTCGACCGGCAACGTGCAGCACTACATGCTGACGGTGCTCGTCGGTCTTGCGATCGCCGTGTTCGCGCTTTCGATGGCAGGTGGCCAGTGA
- a CDS encoding NADH-quinone oxidoreductase subunit M, translating to MTRHLLTLLVFTPAIGALLVALVPNRSRALMSWLAVAVSLVPAFFAFELWNLFDRKYGDFQFVEHFGWLPGIGASYFVGIDGISLLLVALTVFLTPLVLVSAMDTVHTKVKGYLVAMLLLETTMLGTLVALDLLLFYVFWELMLVPMFLIIGVWGGERRMYASIKFLLFTMVGSLPMLAAILYLVFAHTQAAGVPSFALTDLYGTAMPTSAATLCFLAFFLAFAVKVPMFPLHTWLPDAHVEAPTGGSVILAGVLLKMGTYGFLRFVIPLFPNVMAASATWIAVLAVIGIVYGALVAMVQPDMKKLVAYSSVSHLGFVMLGIASLNTPGVEGAVYQMLNHGVSTGALFLLVGVVYERRHTRLISEYGGLWKPLPVYAVCFLLIMLSSIGLPGMNGFVGEFLILLGGFRFDHVLGAIAASGVVLGAAYMLWMYQRVMFGEVTNEKNLAMKDMSGRELAVIVPLIVLAFVMGVYPKPFFDTMHASVATAIHRIPPAAMAAAGHVGDARPAKVRLPGTPTSVTYEAPSGAGHAAGATE from the coding sequence GTGACCAGGCATCTGCTGACGCTTCTGGTGTTCACCCCGGCCATTGGCGCGCTTCTGGTCGCGCTGGTACCGAACCGCTCGCGCGCGCTGATGAGCTGGCTGGCCGTCGCCGTCTCGCTCGTCCCCGCGTTCTTCGCGTTCGAGCTGTGGAACCTGTTCGACCGCAAGTACGGCGATTTCCAGTTCGTCGAGCATTTCGGCTGGCTGCCGGGGATCGGAGCGTCCTACTTCGTCGGCATCGACGGCATCTCGCTGCTGCTGGTTGCACTGACCGTGTTCCTGACGCCGCTCGTGCTGGTTTCGGCGATGGACACCGTCCACACCAAGGTCAAAGGCTACCTGGTCGCGATGCTGCTGCTCGAGACCACGATGCTCGGCACGCTCGTCGCGCTCGACCTGCTGCTGTTCTACGTGTTCTGGGAGCTGATGCTGGTGCCGATGTTCCTGATCATCGGCGTCTGGGGCGGCGAGCGGCGCATGTACGCGTCGATCAAGTTCCTGCTGTTCACGATGGTCGGGTCGCTGCCGATGCTGGCCGCGATCCTTTACCTCGTCTTCGCGCATACGCAGGCGGCCGGGGTGCCGAGCTTCGCGCTCACCGACCTTTACGGCACGGCGATGCCGACGTCGGCGGCTACGCTGTGCTTCCTTGCGTTCTTCCTCGCGTTCGCGGTCAAGGTGCCGATGTTTCCGCTGCACACGTGGCTCCCCGACGCGCACGTGGAGGCTCCGACCGGCGGCTCGGTGATCCTCGCCGGCGTGCTGCTCAAGATGGGCACGTACGGGTTCCTGCGCTTCGTGATCCCGCTGTTCCCGAACGTGATGGCAGCTTCGGCGACCTGGATCGCGGTGCTGGCCGTCATCGGCATCGTCTACGGCGCGCTGGTCGCGATGGTCCAGCCCGACATGAAGAAGCTCGTGGCGTACTCTTCGGTGAGTCACCTCGGCTTCGTGATGCTCGGGATCGCGTCGCTGAACACGCCCGGCGTCGAAGGCGCGGTCTACCAGATGCTGAACCACGGCGTCTCGACCGGAGCACTCTTCCTTCTCGTCGGCGTCGTCTACGAAAGGCGACACACGCGCCTGATCTCCGAGTACGGCGGCCTGTGGAAGCCGCTCCCGGTCTACGCCGTCTGCTTTCTGCTGATCATGCTGTCGTCGATCGGGCTTCCGGGCATGAACGGATTCGTCGGCGAGTTCCTGATCCTGCTCGGCGGGTTCCGCTTCGACCACGTGCTCGGCGCGATCGCCGCCAGCGGCGTCGTGCTCGGCGCAGCCTACATGCTGTGGATGTACCAGCGCGTGATGTTCGGCGAGGTCACCAACGAGAAGAACCTGGCGATGAAGGACATGAGTGGGCGTGAGCTCGCCGTGATCGTCCCGCTGATCGTGCTCGCGTTCGTGATGGGCGTTTACCCGAAGCCGTTCTTCGACACGATGCATGCGTCGGTGGCGACGGCGATCCACCGCATTCCGCCGGCGGCGATGGCCGCGGCCGGACACGTCGGCGATGCACGTCCTGCAAAAGTGCGCCTGCCGGGCACGCCCACATCCGTGACGTACGAAGCGCCGTCGGGCGCCGGGCACGCCGCCGGAGCAACGGAGTAA
- a CDS encoding NADH-quinone oxidoreductase subunit N yields the protein MPQPMSFQSLLPVLPLLAGSAWAMLVLVVEMFSTSRRFTGVAWLSILGLVGIAALALQPYPPGVYVNALAYDSYTTFFTVLTCAFGIGAMVLSIDYLPAAGINKGEYYPLMLFAVLGVVIMAAATDLIVMFVGLETMSMAVYVLAGILRNDVRSNEASLKYFLLGAFASAILLYGIATLFAMTGSTTLADISASLARPGISPNDHLVMVLGAGFVLVGLGFKIAAVPFHLWTPDVYEGAPTSVTAFMATAVKAGGFAALLRTAMVGLAPLHPDLEGVLWALSAITMTAGNLIALRQQSLKRMLAYSSIAHTGYLLMGVVAGTSAGAEAVLFYLVAYGAMNMIAFGVMIALANGPRSAEKISDYAGLSKAHPMLAAAMTISMLSLTGMPPLFGFVGKLYLFQTALAHGLVVLVVVACFNSVLSAAYYLGVVRTMYFEAPAEGNVLARPSVLACAVVSVATVVTVVAGVVPAGILGAVARVFKNVLAG from the coding sequence ATGCCGCAGCCGATGTCATTCCAGTCGCTTCTGCCCGTGCTTCCGCTGCTTGCGGGAAGCGCGTGGGCCATGCTCGTGCTCGTCGTCGAGATGTTTTCGACGTCCCGGCGGTTCACCGGCGTCGCGTGGCTGTCGATCCTCGGCCTGGTCGGAATCGCCGCGCTGGCGCTGCAGCCGTATCCGCCGGGCGTCTATGTAAACGCGCTTGCCTACGACAGTTATACGACGTTCTTCACCGTGCTGACGTGCGCGTTCGGAATCGGGGCGATGGTGCTGTCGATCGACTATCTTCCAGCGGCCGGCATCAACAAGGGCGAATATTATCCGCTGATGCTGTTCGCCGTGCTCGGCGTCGTGATCATGGCTGCGGCCACCGACCTGATCGTGATGTTCGTCGGGCTCGAGACGATGTCGATGGCGGTCTACGTGCTGGCCGGCATCCTGCGCAACGACGTGCGCTCGAACGAGGCCTCGCTCAAGTACTTCCTGCTCGGGGCTTTCGCGTCGGCGATTCTTCTCTACGGAATCGCGACGCTGTTCGCGATGACCGGCTCGACGACGCTGGCGGACATCTCGGCGTCTCTCGCCCGTCCCGGCATCTCGCCGAACGACCACCTCGTGATGGTTCTCGGCGCCGGCTTCGTGCTGGTCGGGCTCGGCTTCAAGATCGCCGCCGTGCCGTTCCACCTGTGGACGCCGGACGTCTACGAGGGCGCGCCCACGTCGGTTACCGCGTTCATGGCCACTGCGGTCAAGGCGGGCGGTTTCGCGGCGCTGCTCCGCACGGCGATGGTCGGCCTCGCGCCGCTGCATCCGGATCTCGAAGGCGTGCTGTGGGCGCTGTCGGCGATCACGATGACGGCCGGCAACCTGATCGCGCTTCGCCAGCAGAGCCTCAAGCGCATGCTCGCGTACTCGTCGATCGCGCACACCGGATACCTGCTGATGGGCGTCGTCGCCGGCACGTCCGCGGGTGCGGAAGCTGTCCTCTTCTACCTGGTCGCGTACGGCGCGATGAACATGATCGCGTTCGGCGTGATGATCGCGCTCGCCAATGGGCCCCGGTCGGCCGAGAAGATATCCGACTACGCCGGGCTCTCGAAGGCGCATCCGATGCTCGCCGCGGCGATGACGATCTCGATGCTGTCGCTGACCGGCATGCCGCCGCTGTTCGGCTTCGTCGGAAAGCTCTACCTGTTCCAGACCGCGCTTGCGCACGGCCTCGTCGTGCTGGTCGTCGTGGCATGCTTCAACAGCGTGCTGTCGGCGGCGTACTACCTCGGCGTGGTGCGCACGATGTATTTCGAAGCGCCGGCCGAAGGCAACGTGCTTGCCAGGCCGTCGGTGCTGGCGTGCGCCGTGGTTTCGGTCGCGACCGTCGTCACGGTCGTCGCCGGCGTCGTGCCGGCGGGAATCCTCGGAGCGGTGGCGCGCGTGTTCAAGAACGTGCTGGCAGGGTAG